The window CTGTAAGTTTAAATACTTTTGATAAGGATTTACCAAAAAATGTCTGTTTATCTATCTTGCCTTCACCTGTTAAAATAAGGTCGGAGGTTTTTAAGATGTTTTCAAAACCTCCCATTTGCATTATTGTATCAATGCCAGATACAACTGTGACATCAAGAAACGAAGCAAGCCCAGCAACAATACCTCCTGCTGCTCCTGCGCCGGGTATAGATGAAACATTTCTTTGTGAAAATTGCTCCATTTTTTCTGCACAGTTGCGAAGTCCTGAATCAAGAAGTTGTACCATTCTTTTATCAGCTCCCTTTTGAGGAGCGTAAATAAAAGCTGCTCCATCTTTTCCGTATAAAGGATTCTCAACATCCGATAAGATAGTTATTTTACATTTAAGTATTTCTGGTAAGATAGATGTGGTATCTATTTTAGTTATTTCAGAAAGATCTTCGCCTGTGCCCGGGTAAATAAGAGTTCCGTTTTTTTTATAAAATTTAACTCCAAGTGCTATTAAAGCTCCAACACCTGCATCGGTTGTGGCACTTCCACCAACTCCAAGAAAAATGTTTCTGTTACCAGCAGTAGCAGATTTCTTTAAGAGTTCGCCAACACCGTATGTAGTTGTTTTAAGCGGGTTCTGTTCTTCTTTTTTTATTAAAGTCAAACCAGCCGTTTGGGCTAATTCTATATATGTAACATCATCTTTTTGTAGCCATTTTGCAGGAATCTTTCTCATTAAAGGGTCTGAGATTTGTGAGGTTTTCATTGTTCCACCAAGGAGTTTGTATATAACCTCGATACTTCCTTCACCACCGTCAGCAAGAGGGAATTCAGTTATTTTTGAGTTGGGGAAAACGTTGGAGGTAGCTTTTGCCATTATATGTGTAGTCTCTATATTTGTAAGGCTACCTTTAAACGAAGCCGAAGCGATAAGAATTATAGGTTGTTCCATTTGTGAAGAGTATTATATCGTACTATGTTCTTTTATACAATTTTTATTATTGTATACTTTTTAAATAACCTTTATAATTATGTATATGAAAGAAGAAGGTAATAAAATAAATAAGGAGAAGAGTATGAATGGTCCTGATATGAGAAAAGAAGATGTGCTCAAACTTGCTAAAGAGAGAAATGTAAAATTTATAAGGTTATGGTTTGCTGATATAACAGGTCAAATGAAAGGGTTTACCATAACAATTGATGAACTGGAGCACGCTCTTGAAGATGGAATGGGTTTTGATGGTTCATCAATAAAAGGGTTTGCAAGGATAGATGAATCTGATATGATTGCTCTTGCTGATCCTTCAACTTTCACTATTCTTCCTTATAGACCTCAAGATAAAGCTGTTGCTGGAATGTTGTGTGATGTTCTTAATACAAATAGAACTCCTTATGAAGGGGATTCCAGATATGTTTTGAAAAGGCAAGTTGATAAATTAAAAAAACTTGGATATACGTATTACGTTGGACCTGAACTTGAATTTTTTATTTTTAAGGATGAAAAATCCACCCAAACTCTTGATGAAGGCGGTTATTTTGATATTACAACCCTCGATGCAGGTAACGAAGTAAGAAGAGAGACGATACTTGTTCTTAAAGAGATAGGGGTTGATGTGGAGTATTCTCACCACGAAGGAGCACCTTCACAACACGAGATAGACCTAAGGTATTCTGAAGGGTTGATTATGGCGGATAAGGTTATGGTCTCTCGTATGGTTCTTAAAGAGATTGCCCAATTAAAAGGGCTATATGCAAGTTTTATGCCAAAACCTATTTTTGGTGTGAATGGTTCTGGTATGCACGTACACCAATCAATATTTAAAGGTGAGAAGAACCTATTCTTTGATAAAAGTGATGAGTTTAACCTATCAGAAGAAGGCAAATGTTATATTTCTGGTATTTTAAAACATTCAAGAGAGATTACTCTTGTTTGTAACCAATGGATAAATTCTTATAAACGGCTCGTGCCTGGATATGAAGCCCCAGTATATATATGTTGGGCAAGAAGAAACAGAAGTTCCCTTGTGAGGGTTCCTATGTATCAACCCGGTAAGGAAAAATCTACTCGCGTAGAGTTTAGGTCTCCTGACCCTGCTTGCAATCCGTATTTAGCTTTTGCTTGTACGGTGGCTGCTGGAATGAAAGGCGTTGAGGAAAAATATCCTCTAAGAGAACCTTTAGAAAGAGATGTGTATCACCTCACATTTGATGAGATGAATGAACTTGGAGTAGAGTGTTTACCGGGGAGTCTTAGTGAAGCAATAGATGTTGCCGAATCAAGCGATTTGCTCAAAGAGGTTTTGGGACCACATGTTTTTAAGAATCTTATAAGGTCAAAAAAAGTTGAATGGGATGAATATCGTAAACAGGTTCACGATTACGAGTTAAAAACCTATCTACCTTTGTTATAATAAAGG of the bacterium genome contains:
- a CDS encoding glycerate kinase, which codes for MEQPIILIASASFKGSLTNIETTHIMAKATSNVFPNSKITEFPLADGGEGSIEVIYKLLGGTMKTSQISDPLMRKIPAKWLQKDDVTYIELAQTAGLTLIKKEEQNPLKTTTYGVGELLKKSATAGNRNIFLGVGGSATTDAGVGALIALGVKFYKKNGTLIYPGTGEDLSEITKIDTTSILPEILKCKITILSDVENPLYGKDGAAFIYAPQKGADKRMVQLLDSGLRNCAEKMEQFSQRNVSSIPGAGAAGGIVAGLASFLDVTVVSGIDTIMQMGGFENILKTSDLILTGEGKIDKQTFFGKSLSKVFKLTEKHNKLTFAFAGKVEDAVYKKNLQKILFTSITPSSMTIENAMLTAKTNLYNSVSQRLKLYKDSFPS
- a CDS encoding glutamine synthetase family protein; the protein is MNGPDMRKEDVLKLAKERNVKFIRLWFADITGQMKGFTITIDELEHALEDGMGFDGSSIKGFARIDESDMIALADPSTFTILPYRPQDKAVAGMLCDVLNTNRTPYEGDSRYVLKRQVDKLKKLGYTYYVGPELEFFIFKDEKSTQTLDEGGYFDITTLDAGNEVRRETILVLKEIGVDVEYSHHEGAPSQHEIDLRYSEGLIMADKVMVSRMVLKEIAQLKGLYASFMPKPIFGVNGSGMHVHQSIFKGEKNLFFDKSDEFNLSEEGKCYISGILKHSREITLVCNQWINSYKRLVPGYEAPVYICWARRNRSSLVRVPMYQPGKEKSTRVEFRSPDPACNPYLAFACTVAAGMKGVEEKYPLREPLERDVYHLTFDEMNELGVECLPGSLSEAIDVAESSDLLKEVLGPHVFKNLIRSKKVEWDEYRKQVHDYELKTYLPLL